The region CAGATAAGGGTGTCATCTTCGATTCCATCGAAGACGGACTGAAGAACCATCCCGAGCTCTTCAAGGAGCACTTCGGCACGATTATCCCGACGGGGGACAACAAGTTTTCCGCCATGAACTCCGCGGTATGGTCTGGCGGCTCGTTCGTGTACGTCCCGAAGGGAGTCCACCTCGATACTCCGCTCCAGGCGTACTTCCGCGTGGACCAGGAGCGCATGGGCCAATTCGAGCGTACGCTAATCATCATAGATGAGGGCGCACACGCTCACTACATCGAGGGCTGCACGGCGCCGGTGTATTCGACCGAGTCGTTCCACTCCGGCGTCATCGAGATCATCGTCAAGAAGAACGCGCGCTTCCGTTACACGACCATTCAAAACTGGTCGAACAACATGTACAACCTCGTCACGCAGCGAGCGATTGTGCACGAGCACGGCCACATGGAGTGGCTGGACGGCAACCTCGGGTCGAAGCTGACCATGAAGTACCCGTCCTGCTATCTGGTTGGAGAAGGCGCGCACGGAGAAATCCTCTCCATCGCGTACTCAGGTGACGGGCAGCACCAGGACACGGGCGGCAAGGTTGTCCACGTTGCCCCACACACCACGTCGACCATCGTCTCGAAGTCCATCTCCAAGGGTACGGGTCGCTCCACCTACCGTGGGCTGTGCAAGGTCCACGAGGGTGCGCACCACGCTCGCTCCAACGTCGAGTGCGACGCTTTGCTCATCAACGACACCTCACGCACGGATACCTATCCGTACATCGAGATCGAAGAGAACGATGCCAGCGTCGGACATGAGGCTTCGGTCTCGAAGATCGGTGAAGAGCAGCTCTTCTACCTGACGAGCCGTGGCATCTCGGAGATCGAAGCGATGGCCATGATCGTGCGTGGGTTTATCGAACCCATCGCGAAAGAA is a window of Longimicrobiales bacterium DNA encoding:
- the sufB gene encoding Fe-S cluster assembly protein SufB codes for the protein MPQNETIQDLGLDEYKYDFVTESKPVFRAEKGLSEEVVRQISAHKDEPQWMLDFRLKALEVYESKPMPKWGGDLSDLENVLDEIYFYVRPQDQMERSWDDVPDKIKDTFEKLGIPEAERAILAGVGAQYESEMVYHSLKKEWSDKGVIFDSIEDGLKNHPELFKEHFGTIIPTGDNKFSAMNSAVWSGGSFVYVPKGVHLDTPLQAYFRVDQERMGQFERTLIIIDEGAHAHYIEGCTAPVYSTESFHSGVIEIIVKKNARFRYTTIQNWSNNMYNLVTQRAIVHEHGHMEWLDGNLGSKLTMKYPSCYLVGEGAHGEILSIAYSGDGQHQDTGGKVVHVAPHTTSTIVSKSISKGTGRSTYRGLCKVHEGAHHARSNVECDALLINDTSRTDTYPYIEIEENDASVGHEASVSKIGEEQLFYLTSRGISEIEAMAMIVRGFIEPIAKELPLEYAVELNRLIELEMEGSVG